In Phacochoerus africanus isolate WHEZ1 chromosome 1, ROS_Pafr_v1, whole genome shotgun sequence, the following are encoded in one genomic region:
- the LOC125113627 gene encoding keratin-associated protein 11-1: MSFNCSPRNCSSRIIPVAPIATSSAQDADCLSGIYLPSSFQTGSWLLDHCQETCCKPTVCQPTCYQQTSCVSSPVQVTCSRQTTCVSNPCSTPCSRPLTFVSSGCQPVSGISTVCQPVRRVSTVCQPVGGVSTICQPACGVSRTYQQSCVSSCRRTC; the protein is encoded by the coding sequence ATGTCCTTCAACTGCTCCCCGAGAAACTGCTCTTCCAGGATCATCCCAGTGGCCCCCATTGCCACCTCTTCTGCCCAGGATGCCGACTGCCTGAGTGGCATTTATCTGCCCAGCTCCTTCCAGactggctcctggctcctggaTCACTGTCAGGAGACCTGCTGCAAGCCCACTGTTTGCCAGCCAACCTGCTACCAGCAAACGTCTTGTGTCTCCAGCCCTGTCCAGGTGACCTGCTCCCGGCAGACCACCTGCGTCTCTAATCCCTGCTCAACTCCCTGCAGCCGGCCACTCACCTTTGTCTCCAGTGGCTGTCAGCCCGTGAGTGGCATCTCTACTGTCTGCCAACCGGTGAGAAGAGTGTCCACTGTCTGCCAGCCAGTGGGAGGAGTCTCCACCATCTGCCAGCCAGCTTGTGGGGTCTCCAGAACGTACCAGCAGTCCTGTGTGTCCAGCTGCCGAAGAACTTGCTAA